The region GAATCTTCACCTGTCGATTGACAAATTTGAAAGAATTTGTCCAAAAATTCTGAAAAATCTTTAGCAAATGGCACACAAGAACCATTACGATCCATAGAGTATATATGGTTGTTACCAGATTTTGATAGATTAATATAATATCTGTTAGATTCACCTATCTTAGCTATTAACCAATACGGTTTCACTCCTTTAGGCTTCTTAATATTTTTTTTACAAAAGTCTATAAATCCATTTTGTATAAGTTCTAAAGTATCTGTTTCAGAACCTTTATCTGATTGGTAAGGACCATATATTTCAAAACCAGGCCCATATATAGATCCATATTTGTTTAAGAAGCATTTATAATCATTTGGTAATGGTTGGATATTGATGGGCTTTCCGATATTATCAATTATAGTTTGTATCATTTGATTATTTACAGGCGATCCTTTATGAACTCTATTGTTCTCTGAAGTAGAAGGGGTATTATTTCTTTGCAAGAAATCTTCTATTTTATCATACATAGGTTGCATACTGTTATGTTCGTCATCAGCTTCTCTAGAAGATACTGTACTAGGTCCAGCTTGACTATCTGACGAAGCTTGTCTATTCATTTCATCAATATAATGTGAAGAACATCCTAAATTTATTGAGAATGTGAGTAATAAACAATACA is a window of Cardinium endosymbiont of Culicoides punctatus DNA encoding:
- a CDS encoding SMI1/KNR4 family protein; the protein is MLDTRKMYCLLLTFSINLGCSSHYIDEMNRQASSDSQAGPSTVSSREADDEHNSMQPMYDKIEDFLQRNNTPSTSENNRVHKGSPVNNQMIQTIIDNIGKPINIQPLPNDYKCFLNKYGSIYGPGFEIYGPYQSDKGSETDTLELIQNGFIDFCKKNIKKPKGVKPYWLIAKIGESNRYYINLSKSGNNHIYSMDRNGSCVPFAKDFSEFLDKFFQICQSTGEDSD